The Algoriphagus halophilus sequence GGCCTTGTATTGGCTCGCTAATGCATCCCCTGCTTCGATTAGTGGTTGGTCTTTTTGTTCGTTGTAGGAAGCAGCTCCATCAAAAATCCCTTTTCCTGTACCCTCGGCAATACCATTAGGGATTTGTTGATCATGAAGTTCTATAAATTCCGAAACTGATTTTTCATAGAACTCCCACAATATGGGATCCTGAATATACCTGTCATCTCCAGTCCAGCAGTATAACTCATAGGCTTTTTCCACCAGTTCAAAGGTAGCAGGAACTTCTCTGACAAAATTTGAATCAGATTTATAATCAATAGTATAGGGAGAACCATCGAAATTAATGGCCCATAAGGGAAACCACTTTTTACTGGAATTGGCTGATGCCGCAAAGGCTTTCATCATGGTGAAGTTTTCATCCTCCAATCCCAAGAAATGGGCTCCTTCTAATTGATGGCAGAAATCTCTTGAATAAAAAGCGGTGCGTTTGGGATATCCTGCCCAATAGGAGGGAAGATAATTAACTGTATCCGTCCCTGCTCCATTTTCCCAAGCATTGATGGGTCCTCTCTTTCCGGTTTGCACATAGGATAGGGCTTTTTCCTGAGCCCAATTGAATGCTTCATTCAAGTCTTGATTCGACGAATGGATGATCAATGGGAGCCTTGAAGTTTCATTCTTAAAAACAGGATCCTTCGTAGCTGTATAACTGGCAGGAGCTAGTAATACAAGAAGTAGTACAATGGATTTAATAGTGGGCATTGGTTGGGTTTATGGATGGTTTTTTCAATTGACAATGTTACAAATATTATGAAAGTTGGATTTTTAGGATTCGGTCATTTTCTAAGAAATTCTTGATCAAATGGAGGAAAGTGCGTAATCGATTTCGTAATTACTCCCTAAATTTTTATTTATCTGAAGTATATTAAGTCGTTGGTTTAACCCAATCCAATTAGCATGACCCTAACCATAATTTCCTTTTTGGCCTTCACGGCATTTGTAGCGTTTTTTTCTTGGTATAAACTCCGAAAAGATCATCTGGATACCCAGGATGGATATTTTTTAGGAGGGAAAAGTTTAACTGGAGTGGTCATTGCCGGATCCATGTTGTTGACCAATATATCTACGGAGCATCTCATAGGGATGAATGGATCTGCTTATAAGAATGGGTTTATTATCATCGCCTGGGAGGTCACTTCGGCCATTGCTTTAGTAATTGGAGCCCTGTACTTCATCCCAAGTTTTCTCCGAATGGGCTTGACCACCATTCCTCAATATTTGGAATACAGGTTTGATAAAATAACACGGACGCTGGTTGCATTATTTCTGATTGTCTCTTTTGTAGTGACTCTTTTACCTATTGTGTTGTATACGGGAGCCATCAACCTAGAAAGTATCTTTAATGTATCCGAAACCTTACAAATCAGTCAACAAGAAGGGCTGTGGGTTACGGTCATTGTGATTGGAGTGATTGGTTCTATATATGCGATTTTTGGAGGGCTTAAAGCTGTAGCATTTTCAGATTCCATCAATGGGATTGGCTTGTTTGCGGGAGGACTATTGGTATTAGGATTTGCACTGTGGGATATAGGAGAAGGGAACATGATTGCTGGTCTGAGTAAGGTGTACCATGCTGCTCCTGAAAAGTTCAATGTAATAGGAGCAAAGGACTCTGTGCTTCCTTTCGAAACGATATTTACCGGTTTGATGATCAACCAGCTTTATTTCTGGTGTATGAATCAAACGATCATTCAACGGGCCTTTGGAGCCCAAAATTTGGCAGAGGCTCAAAAAGGGTTGTTGTATACTGGTGTGCTAAAGCTGTTCATTCCCTTAATCATCATTTTACCAGGCGTGATAGGGTTTTACTATTTTGGAGATAGCCTTTATGACAATCAGGATATGATCTATCCGGAACTGATCAAAAAAGTGCTGCCTGTAGGGCTTACAGGCTTTTTTGCAGCAGTAGTGATGGGAGCGGTGTTGAGTACCTTCAATAGTGTTTTAAATAGTACTGCTACCTTATTCAGTTTGGGTATTTACAAGCGACATATTAAGCTGGAAGCCAATGAAAAAGAATTGGTTTGGGTAGGGAAGTTAACTTCCATTGTGTTGGCGATTTGCGCGATTATGGCAGCTCCTCTGGTTGCTGGAGCTCCAGATGGTCTTTATCAATTGCTACAGCAATTAAATGGGATCTTCTTCATCCCTATTGCCTCGGTCATTATAGCGGGGTTGTTTTTGCCTAGGATTTCGGCCTTAGGAGCAAAAGCGGGGTTATTTGTCGGTCTTGCTTTTTATATTTTAACTGTATTTATTCTGAAAGTGAATATACATTTTGTCCATATTTGGGGCATTGAATTTCTATTGAATATGGCGGTCATGTTTACGGTTTCCTATTTTTCTCCAAATAGCAACACCTTTAAACCTTCTGATATCAGCCCTATAGAATTGCAGCCCTGGAAATATGCGAAGCTACTTGGGTTGGTCCTAGTGGTCTTGACCATCTTGATTTATGTTTGGTTAGGTAATTAACATTTTGAAATTCTTTATATTAGATTAAAATTTTAAGAGTATGAAAGATATAACTCCACATCAAATGGAAGAACTCTGGGAAGAGGATCTTTTACAACGTTATCCTGAAAATGGAAAGCCTGAAAAAGCGAAAGAGGAGTTTAGAAATTACGAAGATCCCCAGCGGGAAACAGTGAAGGAATTTTACCGAATCAATCACCTGAACCAGACTTATGATTTTGTTTTGGAGAAGGAACAGGAGTTTTTAAAATTCGATAAAAGAGAGATGACGCTTTGGGAGGCCGTAGAGTTTCTAAATACTTTGGTGGATGATTCGGATCCAGATACGGATTTGGATCAAACACAACATCTACTACAGACCTCGGAGGCTATACGTGCAGATGGGCATCCTGATTGGTTTGTTTTGACAGGGTTTTTACATGATTTGGGTAAAGTACTCTGCTTGTTTGGTGAACCTCAATGGTGTGTGGTAGGCGATACTTTTCCGGTAGGTTGTAAACATTCTTACAAAATCGTTTACCCTGAATTTTTCAAGGAAAATCCAGATTACCACAACCCAAGGTTTAATACCAAATTCGGCGTATATGAACCTAATTGTGGTTTAGATAATGTCCATATGTCTTGGGGGCATGATGAATACATTTACCAAATCATGAAAGACTATTTGCCGGAGGAAGGCTTGGCTATGTTGAGATATCATAGTTTTTATGCCCAACACCGTGAAAATGCCTATAGTCATTTAATGAATAAGGACGATCACCGCTTGTTTGAATGGGTGAATAAATTCAATCCTTATGATTTGTATTCCAAGGCAGCTGTGCCTCCCAATGTGAAGGAATTGAGACCGTATTATGAGGATCTGGCTTCCAAATATTTGCCAGACACCTTAAAGTTCTAATTTTTAAAAAACACCGAAGTAAAATTGCTTCGGTGTTTTTAATTCAAGTCATTGATCTTATCCGGAAAGGGGTAAACTGTAATTTTGTCCTTTGAAATTAATGTAATGATTGCTTGTCCCATTTGGATTTGCAAATCCCTTGGGTCAGGACTTTTGGCCACCTCTTGGACTTCTTGATTTAGAAGAGAAATAGCCTTGATCTTTCCTTCCTCTAGCCAAAAAAGATGTTCTTTATAAAAGCAAAGTCGTTGATCTGTCTGTAGATTTATTTTTTTTAGAAAGTTGCCTTGATTGTCAAATAGGAAGACTCCTTCATTTTTCACATTCATGAAAAGTCTGTTTTTGAACTCGCGGATTTCTAAAACATTCAGATTCTCCAGATTTAGGATCAAGTTCAAGGGTTGAGATTGAGTAATTAAGTTTCTCCTATAGTCTAAAATCTTCAGGTTGAGATCAGACTCATCCCAAACCCAAATAATATTGTTATTACCTAAGGTAGCGGCTTTGGCGAGCTGGACTCCTGTTTGAAAAAATCCTTTTTCAGAAAGAAGATTCAGAAATCGATCAAGTATTCGATACTCTTGAAGATCGGCAGAAAAACTAAAAATATTTACAGTCCAAGCAGCTTCCAATTGATGAAGCCTTCCTTGTCTTGTAGGGGAAAATAGATTCAGTTGTTCTCCTTTAGCATTGTATTGGAAAATATCACCACGACTATTGCTAATAAAGATCTGGTCCTTCGTATCCATAGATACCAGGTCTAAATCCCTGATACTAATTTCAGCAAGCGGCTTGCCAAATTCTTCTAGTTCCTGCCCCCATGAAAGAAGGGGGAAAAGTAGAAATAGAAAGGCAAGCAGGTTTTTCATCCTTCAAATGATTTTAAAACAGGCTTGGAATTGCCGTCAAATTCAAGATAAGTATATTGACTAACCCACTCCCCAAGATTGAAATAGGTAGCGTTGGTTGCTACTTCCAGTTCCAGAGGCAAATGTCGATGGCCAAAGATGTAATAGTCATGATGAGATTCTGCTTCAATTTCCTTACAATAAGCCCACAGCCATTCATCATCTCCTAAGAAGCGGTTTTCATCTTTTTCAATATTGGTAATTCGACTATGTCCTGACCAGGCATGCGCGATAGCAATGCCAATGTCTGGATGGAGCCATTTAAAAAGCCATTTGGATAAGGGATGGACAAATACCTTTTTTAAGAATTTATAGGAATTGTCACCTGGTCCCAATCCGTCACCATGGCCGACCATAAGGGTCTTGGAGCCTACTTTGATTTGAATAGGATCATGATAAACAGGGATACCCAATTCTTCTGTAAAATAGTCTTTCATCCATAGATCGTGATTTCCTGTAAAGAAATACACAGGAATATTCATGTCTCGTAATTGGGAGATCTTAGAAATGAAGGGAATAAATCCTTTGGGGATTACTTTCCCATATTCGAACCAAAAATCAAAAATATCACCTACCAAAAAAATGGCAGATGCCTGATCTTGTATGCTATCCAGCCATCGAATGATTTTTTGTTCTCGCGTTTTGCTGACCTTTGAATTGGGTGCACCTAAATGAAAATCCGAGGCAAAGAAGATCTTCTTTCCGTTGGGTTCGATGGTTAGGTTGGCTACTTGCATAAATAAAGATAATCGGGAAGTGGATTAAAAAAAAAGCCCCTTCTGAAGGGGCTTTTCAATTTACTATTTTTCTTCCTTCGGTTCCGTGACTGAAGTAGCCTCATCTGTTGTTTTTTCATCAGGATCAAGGGAAGGTTCCTCTAGTTGATCAATGACAGGCACAGGGGCACTTTCTTTTTTATTGGTATAAGCCTGATAGGTAGTCTCCGTTTCAAAAGGTCTTTTCCCAATCAAACGCTCCAGATCAGCTTGGAAAAGGATTTCTTTTTCAAGAAGTTCTTTCGCTAAGATTTCCAATTCTTTGATTCTATGCTCCAATAATTCCTTGGTTCTGGTATAGGCTTTCTGGATCAATTGTCTTACCTCCTCATCAATTGTTTCTGCGGTAGTTTCGGAGTAAGGCTTGGTCATTTTATAGTTGTCTCCTTTGGAATCGTAGAAGGAAACATTTCCGATCTTATCGTTCATACCATAAACAGATACGATTGAATAAGCCATTTTAGTAACTCTTTCCAAGTCACTTAAGGCTCCCGTGGAGATTTTTTTGAAGATGATTTCTTCCGCTGCTCTACCACCCAAAGTCATACACATTTCGTCTATCAATTGGTCTGTTTGATATAAAAACTGTTCTTTGGGTAGATACTGGGCATACCCTAGTGCTGCAATACCTCTTGGTACGATACTAACTTTTACCAATGGGTCAGCATGCTCCAGGAACCAGCCAGCCACGGCATGTCCAGCTTCGTGGTAAGCGACGATTTTTTTCTCTTCAGGAGAAATGATCTTATTTCTTTTCTCAAGACCTCCGATGGTTCTGTCAATGGCATCTTGGAAGTCTTCCATGTCCACTGCAGATTTATTTCTTCTTGCTGCGATCAAGGCAGCTTCGTTACAAACATTAGCGATTTCTGCTCCGGCAAAGCCTGGAGTTTGTGCTGCCAGTTTTTTAGGATCAATATCCGGACTGGTTTTGATAGGCTTCAAATGCACTTTAAAGATGGCTTCTCTACCCACAATATCTGGTTTGTCAATAGAGATTTGTCTATCGAATCTTCCTGCTCTCAGTAACGCGCTATCCAATACATCAGGTCTGTTGGTAGCTGCCAAAACGATGACACCAGAGTCTGTTCCAAAACCATCCATTTCTACCAACAGCGAGTTCAATGTGTTTTCTCTCTCGTCATTGGAACCAGGCATTTGGCCTTTCCCTCTAGATCTACCGATTGCATCGATCTCATCAATAAAAATGATACAAGGAGCCTTTTCTTTTGCTTGCTTAAACAAATCTCTTACTCTAGCAGCTCCTACTCCTACGAACATCTCTACGAAGTCAGATCCTGATAGGGTAAAGAAAGGTACTGCTGCTTCACCTGCAACTGCTTTGGCTAGTAAGGTTTTACCTGTTCCCGGAGGTCCTACAAGCAATGCTCCCTTAGGTATTTTACCCCCTAGTTTGGTGAATTTTCCTGGGTTTTTAAGGAATTCTACAATTTCCTGAATTTCCTCTTTTGCTTCATCAAGGCCTGCCACATTGTCAAAAGTGATTTTGACTTTGTTTTCGGCATCAAATAGTTGAGC is a genomic window containing:
- a CDS encoding solute:sodium symporter family transporter, with protein sequence MTLTIISFLAFTAFVAFFSWYKLRKDHLDTQDGYFLGGKSLTGVVIAGSMLLTNISTEHLIGMNGSAYKNGFIIIAWEVTSAIALVIGALYFIPSFLRMGLTTIPQYLEYRFDKITRTLVALFLIVSFVVTLLPIVLYTGAINLESIFNVSETLQISQQEGLWVTVIVIGVIGSIYAIFGGLKAVAFSDSINGIGLFAGGLLVLGFALWDIGEGNMIAGLSKVYHAAPEKFNVIGAKDSVLPFETIFTGLMINQLYFWCMNQTIIQRAFGAQNLAEAQKGLLYTGVLKLFIPLIIILPGVIGFYYFGDSLYDNQDMIYPELIKKVLPVGLTGFFAAVVMGAVLSTFNSVLNSTATLFSLGIYKRHIKLEANEKELVWVGKLTSIVLAICAIMAAPLVAGAPDGLYQLLQQLNGIFFIPIASVIIAGLFLPRISALGAKAGLFVGLAFYILTVFILKVNIHFVHIWGIEFLLNMAVMFTVSYFSPNSNTFKPSDISPIELQPWKYAKLLGLVLVVLTILIYVWLGN
- a CDS encoding inositol oxygenase family protein; this encodes MKDITPHQMEELWEEDLLQRYPENGKPEKAKEEFRNYEDPQRETVKEFYRINHLNQTYDFVLEKEQEFLKFDKREMTLWEAVEFLNTLVDDSDPDTDLDQTQHLLQTSEAIRADGHPDWFVLTGFLHDLGKVLCLFGEPQWCVVGDTFPVGCKHSYKIVYPEFFKENPDYHNPRFNTKFGVYEPNCGLDNVHMSWGHDEYIYQIMKDYLPEEGLAMLRYHSFYAQHRENAYSHLMNKDDHRLFEWVNKFNPYDLYSKAAVPPNVKELRPYYEDLASKYLPDTLKF
- a CDS encoding UDP-2,3-diacylglucosamine diphosphatase, which codes for MQVANLTIEPNGKKIFFASDFHLGAPNSKVSKTREQKIIRWLDSIQDQASAIFLVGDIFDFWFEYGKVIPKGFIPFISKISQLRDMNIPVYFFTGNHDLWMKDYFTEELGIPVYHDPIQIKVGSKTLMVGHGDGLGPGDNSYKFLKKVFVHPLSKWLFKWLHPDIGIAIAHAWSGHSRITNIEKDENRFLGDDEWLWAYCKEIEAESHHDYYIFGHRHLPLELEVATNATYFNLGEWVSQYTYLEFDGNSKPVLKSFEG
- the ftsH gene encoding ATP-dependent zinc metalloprotease FtsH produces the protein MSDKNKNKKLLPKTPQQKPNFQLWLIIAAVLVLLGLTWIQQRSAVIDITQKKFEDMYLAGDVSKVVMVKNMERVDITLKPSVLSEPKYKNELESNSTFFNPSGPHYSFQVASVDKFANDFDALKEQADPANRIDLEVSTEENWSSYFSSFGFLILLFVFFWFMMRRMAGPSGPGGQIFNVGKSKAQLFDAENKVKITFDNVAGLDEAKEEIQEIVEFLKNPGKFTKLGGKIPKGALLVGPPGTGKTLLAKAVAGEAAVPFFTLSGSDFVEMFVGVGAARVRDLFKQAKEKAPCIIFIDEIDAIGRSRGKGQMPGSNDERENTLNSLLVEMDGFGTDSGVIVLAATNRPDVLDSALLRAGRFDRQISIDKPDIVGREAIFKVHLKPIKTSPDIDPKKLAAQTPGFAGAEIANVCNEAALIAARRNKSAVDMEDFQDAIDRTIGGLEKRNKIISPEEKKIVAYHEAGHAVAGWFLEHADPLVKVSIVPRGIAALGYAQYLPKEQFLYQTDQLIDEMCMTLGGRAAEEIIFKKISTGALSDLERVTKMAYSIVSVYGMNDKIGNVSFYDSKGDNYKMTKPYSETTAETIDEEVRQLIQKAYTRTKELLEHRIKELEILAKELLEKEILFQADLERLIGKRPFETETTYQAYTNKKESAPVPVIDQLEEPSLDPDEKTTDEATSVTEPKEEK